One genomic region from Nocardia vinacea encodes:
- a CDS encoding LLM class flavin-dependent oxidoreductase, with amino-acid sequence MTVLGAVSMPQVSPERLLAVAAAAEASGLEELWLWEDCFWAGGIATAATVLARTERVRVGIGVMPVPLRNVALTAMEVAALLRLHPGRVIPGFGHGVQDWMGQIGARVESPMTLLREQLSALRGLLNGEKISAAGRYVRLDNVALDWPPTTPPPITAAATGPQTLRLSGELADATILTSRTTPDGVRAARARIEEGRVKAARTAPHRVIVNLLTATGPDAAERLTAAQQRNSGEHPPEAGVAGDAQAIADAVRRYAEAGADTVVLEPTDDDPDLIEFVRFAGAEVRPLMS; translated from the coding sequence GTGACTGTTCTCGGTGCGGTGTCGATGCCCCAGGTTTCCCCGGAACGTTTGCTCGCGGTGGCGGCCGCAGCCGAGGCCAGCGGTCTCGAAGAACTGTGGTTGTGGGAGGACTGCTTCTGGGCCGGCGGGATCGCCACTGCCGCAACGGTGTTGGCGAGGACCGAGCGGGTGCGCGTCGGGATCGGGGTGATGCCGGTGCCGTTGCGGAATGTCGCGCTCACCGCCATGGAGGTGGCGGCGCTGCTGCGGCTGCATCCGGGCCGGGTGATTCCGGGTTTCGGGCACGGTGTGCAGGACTGGATGGGACAGATCGGTGCGCGGGTCGAATCGCCGATGACGCTGCTGCGGGAACAGTTGAGTGCGCTGCGCGGCCTGCTGAACGGTGAGAAGATCAGTGCCGCAGGCCGATACGTGCGCCTCGACAATGTCGCCCTGGATTGGCCGCCCACCACACCCCCACCGATCACCGCCGCCGCGACAGGTCCACAGACACTGCGCCTGTCCGGCGAACTCGCCGACGCCACCATCCTCACCTCGCGAACCACCCCCGACGGCGTCCGCGCCGCCCGCGCACGCATCGAGGAAGGCCGCGTGAAAGCCGCACGCACCGCACCACATCGGGTCATCGTCAACCTGCTCACGGCCACCGGCCCGGACGCGGCCGAACGCCTGACAGCCGCCCAGCAACGTAACTCCGGCGAGCATCCGCCCGAGGCAGGTGTCGCGGGCGACGCACAGGCCATCGCGGACGCCGTCCGCCGCTACGCCGAGGCAGGTGCCGACACCGTAGTCCTCGAACCCACCGACGACGATCCCGATCTGATCGAATTCGTCCGCTTCGCCGGGGCCGAGGTCCGCCCGCTGATGAGCTGA
- the mshC gene encoding cysteine--1-D-myo-inosityl 2-amino-2-deoxy-alpha-D-glucopyranoside ligase codes for MQSWSDTALPTIPGAGPPLRLYDTADRQVRPVTPGPTATMYVCGITPYDATHLGHAATYLTFDLVNRLWRDAGHEVHYVQNVTDVDDPLFERAARDGVDWRDLGTREINLFREDMSALRIVPPRDYIGAVESVDEVIEFVQKLLASGAAYTVEDAEYPDIYFRADATEQFGYESGYDRATMERLFAERGGDPDRPGKRDTIDALLWRAARPDEPSWPAPFGAGRPGWHIECAAIALNRVGPEFDIQGGGSDLIYPHHEYSAAHAEALIAGRRFARHYVHAGLIGLDGEKMSKSRGNLVLVSKLRAAGVDPAAIRLGLLAGHYRRDRMWTDTVLADATARLDLWRRATNHTSGPAAEDTVARLRQHLADDLDTPKALAAVDNWANQALNYGGRDPAAPALIATAVDGLLGVQL; via the coding sequence ATGCAGTCCTGGTCCGATACCGCCCTACCGACTATTCCCGGAGCAGGGCCACCGTTGCGGTTGTACGACACCGCCGACCGGCAGGTTCGCCCGGTGACCCCGGGCCCTACGGCCACCATGTACGTCTGCGGGATCACCCCCTATGACGCCACCCATCTCGGGCATGCCGCCACCTACCTGACCTTCGACCTGGTCAACCGGTTGTGGCGCGATGCGGGCCACGAGGTGCACTACGTGCAGAACGTCACCGACGTCGACGACCCGCTGTTCGAGCGCGCCGCCCGCGACGGTGTGGACTGGCGCGATCTGGGCACCCGCGAGATCAATCTGTTCCGTGAGGACATGTCCGCCCTGCGCATCGTGCCGCCGCGCGACTACATCGGCGCCGTGGAGTCCGTCGACGAGGTCATCGAATTCGTGCAGAAGCTGCTGGCCTCGGGCGCGGCATACACGGTCGAGGATGCCGAATATCCGGACATCTACTTCCGCGCCGATGCCACCGAACAGTTCGGCTACGAATCCGGCTACGACCGCGCAACCATGGAACGGCTGTTCGCCGAACGCGGCGGCGATCCCGACCGTCCCGGCAAGCGCGACACCATCGACGCGCTGCTGTGGCGCGCCGCGCGGCCCGACGAGCCGTCGTGGCCGGCGCCGTTCGGTGCCGGGCGACCCGGTTGGCATATCGAGTGTGCGGCGATCGCGCTCAACCGCGTCGGCCCCGAATTCGATATCCAAGGCGGCGGCAGCGACCTGATCTACCCGCATCACGAATACTCCGCCGCACACGCCGAGGCACTGATCGCGGGCCGCCGCTTCGCCCGCCATTACGTGCACGCCGGTCTCATCGGCCTCGACGGCGAGAAGATGTCCAAATCGCGCGGCAATTTGGTGCTTGTCTCCAAGCTGCGCGCCGCGGGCGTCGACCCTGCCGCGATCCGCCTGGGCCTGCTCGCCGGCCACTACCGCCGAGACCGCATGTGGACCGATACCGTCCTCGCCGACGCCACTGCCCGCCTGGACCTGTGGCGTCGAGCGACCAACCACACCTCCGGCCCCGCCGCCGAAGACACCGTCGCCCGCCTGCGCCAACACCTCGCCGACGACCTCGACACCCCGAAAGCCCTTGCCGCCGTGGACAACTGGGCCAACCAAGCCCTGAACTACGGAGGCCGCGACCCGGCCGCCCCGGCATTGATCGCGACCGCCGTAGACGGCCTGCTGGGCGTGCAGCTGTAG
- a CDS encoding DUF3090 domain-containing protein, with product MSRAIHVFRTPDRFVAGTVGEPGDRAFYLQAVQEPRVVSVALEKQQVKVLADRMGLLLDEVARRFGAEVPPQAEDISDSDPLVTPIDAEFRVGTMGLGWDADAGAVVVELLAITETEVDESVVLDDTEEGPDAVRVFLTPIQAREFALRSTRVIAAGRPPCPLCGEPLSSRGHMCVRTNGYKRGDIFGAAELEE from the coding sequence ATGTCTCGCGCAATCCACGTATTTCGCACCCCCGATCGTTTTGTCGCCGGGACCGTCGGTGAGCCGGGCGATCGCGCGTTCTACCTGCAGGCCGTGCAGGAACCACGGGTGGTCAGCGTGGCGCTGGAGAAGCAACAGGTGAAGGTGCTCGCCGACCGGATGGGCCTGCTGCTCGACGAGGTCGCGCGCCGCTTCGGCGCCGAGGTGCCGCCGCAGGCCGAGGACATCTCCGACAGCGACCCGCTGGTGACCCCGATCGACGCCGAGTTCCGGGTGGGCACCATGGGCCTGGGCTGGGACGCGGATGCGGGCGCGGTGGTGGTGGAACTGCTGGCGATCACCGAAACCGAGGTCGACGAGTCGGTGGTGCTCGATGACACCGAAGAGGGTCCCGACGCGGTGCGGGTGTTCCTGACCCCGATCCAGGCGCGGGAGTTCGCGTTGCGCTCCACCCGGGTGATCGCGGCGGGCCGGCCGCCGTGTCCGCTGTGCGGGGAACCGCTTTCGTCGCGCGGGCATATGTGTGTGCGAACCAACGGATACAAGCGCGGGGATATTTTCGGCGCGGCCGAGCTAGAGGAGTAG
- a CDS encoding MBL fold metallo-hydrolase — MGRWSALGDVIGAGAAGRLQASAAPADPRTVAARVRFFGADVVDPDTGAVRADRVVLSWVGCTTYAFAMAGSVFLLDAWVPRLTSTGYVPATAQDLADLAPEAIFIGHGHFDHAADAGRIAEASGAVVYGTADHGVNIRAQVADSTFRTVALGDGASLPGERHEFTVGPVEVTAVRHVHSAPTARERPGGSAPFFPLPELRALVRHPPTLAGVLQSVPRLKDPEGGTLLYQFRVPGFSLVWHDSAGPLTERAPRVFDVFADLPPTDLQIGAVQGFNQITNGLRDPRRYIEAIRPKLFVPTHHDNWLPGLTASAATYDIPLRGELARIPTDHRPDLRPLHDPVDYISPQRLTFPL, encoded by the coding sequence GTGGGGCGGTGGTCCGCGCTCGGTGATGTGATCGGCGCTGGGGCCGCGGGTCGGTTGCAGGCCTCGGCGGCACCCGCGGATCCGCGGACTGTGGCGGCGCGGGTGCGGTTCTTCGGGGCCGACGTCGTGGATCCGGATACGGGTGCGGTGCGTGCGGATCGGGTGGTGTTGTCCTGGGTGGGGTGCACGACCTACGCGTTCGCTATGGCCGGGTCGGTGTTTCTGCTGGATGCGTGGGTGCCGCGACTGACGAGCACAGGTTATGTGCCCGCGACGGCACAGGATCTGGCGGATCTGGCGCCGGAAGCGATATTCATCGGTCACGGGCATTTCGATCACGCCGCCGATGCGGGTCGGATCGCCGAAGCGTCCGGGGCGGTCGTCTATGGAACCGCCGATCACGGCGTGAATATCCGTGCGCAGGTGGCCGATTCGACATTCCGGACGGTCGCGCTCGGGGACGGGGCTTCGCTGCCCGGCGAGCGGCACGAGTTCACCGTGGGACCGGTCGAGGTCACCGCGGTCCGTCACGTGCACTCCGCGCCCACCGCTCGCGAACGGCCCGGTGGGTCCGCGCCGTTCTTCCCGCTACCGGAACTGCGCGCTCTGGTGCGGCATCCACCCACGCTGGCCGGTGTCCTGCAGAGTGTGCCGCGTCTCAAGGATCCGGAGGGCGGCACTCTGCTCTACCAGTTCCGCGTCCCCGGGTTCTCGCTGGTCTGGCACGATTCGGCGGGTCCGCTCACCGAGCGGGCCCCGCGGGTCTTCGACGTCTTCGCTGACCTGCCACCCACCGATCTCCAGATCGGCGCGGTTCAGGGCTTCAACCAGATCACCAATGGTCTACGCGACCCCCGCCGCTACATCGAGGCCATCCGCCCCAAACTCTTCGTCCCAACCCACCACGACAACTGGCTCCCGGGCCTCACCGCCTCCGCCGCCACCTACGACATTCCACTGCGCGGCGAACTGGCCCGCATCCCTACCGACCACCGCCCGGACCTGCGCCCCCTCCACGACCCGGTCGACTACATCAGCCCCCAGCGCCTGACGTTCCCGCTGTAA
- a CDS encoding undecaprenyl-diphosphate phosphatase — MTWVQALILGLVQGLTEFLPISSSAHLRIVSAVFFGDDAGASFTAVTQLGTEAAVLVFFAKDIWRIIVAWFAGLRDRLTERGRPELPLHDQPTMRLPVITADHKRILDEQAQRELDYRIGWYVIIATIPIGVLGFLFKDQIRTGARNLWLVSFMLVAFALVIAAGEYYGRKIRPIEQLTTRDGLIMGFAQCLALVPGVSRSGATATAGLFLGLEREAAVRFSFLLAIPAVTASGLFSLPDAFEPAGEGLNASGPQLLVATILAFVVGYASVAWLLKFVGKHSLDWFVGYRIVLGLTVMGLLAGGVVPAT, encoded by the coding sequence ATGACCTGGGTGCAGGCCTTGATACTTGGTCTGGTGCAGGGCCTCACGGAGTTTCTGCCGATCTCTTCCTCCGCGCATCTGCGCATCGTGTCGGCGGTGTTCTTCGGCGATGACGCGGGCGCCTCGTTCACCGCCGTCACCCAGTTGGGCACCGAGGCCGCGGTGCTGGTGTTCTTCGCCAAGGACATCTGGCGGATCATCGTCGCGTGGTTCGCCGGCCTGCGCGATCGCCTGACCGAGCGTGGCCGGCCGGAGCTGCCGCTGCACGACCAGCCCACCATGCGGCTCCCGGTCATCACCGCTGATCACAAGCGCATCCTGGACGAGCAGGCGCAGCGTGAACTCGACTACCGCATCGGCTGGTATGTGATCATCGCCACGATCCCGATCGGTGTGCTCGGGTTTCTTTTCAAGGATCAGATCCGCACCGGCGCCCGCAATCTGTGGTTGGTGTCGTTCATGCTGGTCGCGTTCGCGCTGGTCATCGCGGCCGGTGAGTACTACGGACGCAAGATCCGCCCGATCGAGCAGCTGACCACCCGCGACGGTTTGATCATGGGCTTCGCGCAATGTCTGGCCCTGGTCCCGGGTGTGTCGCGTTCCGGTGCGACCGCGACGGCGGGTTTGTTCCTCGGGCTGGAGCGCGAAGCGGCCGTGCGGTTCTCGTTCCTGCTCGCCATTCCCGCTGTGACGGCATCGGGACTGTTCAGCCTGCCCGACGCGTTCGAACCGGCGGGTGAGGGCCTCAATGCCAGCGGACCGCAGCTGCTGGTCGCGACGATTCTGGCGTTCGTGGTCGGGTATGCCTCGGTCGCGTGGCTGTTGAAGTTCGTCGGCAAACATTCCCTGGACTGGTTCGTCGGCTACCGCATCGTGCTCGGGCTGACGGTCATGGGCCTGCTCGCGGGCGGAGTGGTACCGGCGACATGA
- a CDS encoding aldo/keto reductase: MEQRTVGRSGLRVSRIGLATHTWGAHTDTDDAAVQLVAFAEAGGTLVDTSPAYAGGAAQRILAELLGDLVSRDDLVLSGCAGVAPQITPAPAGPTVPEPEPVRPAVDTSRRALLRQLDRTLLELGTDYLDIWHVAAWDPATPLDEVAATLEFAVRSGRVRYAGARGFNAWQVASLAAVAPVTVAQAPYSLLVRDTETDFIPAARHHGVGLIATAPLAGGILTGKYRDGVPADSRGADEATAAEIRHRLDDHATRVVEALVTAADGLATSPLAVALAWIRDRPGIASMIVGARDIGQLTGVLAAETLELPRAIAAALDDVSARAAG; encoded by the coding sequence ATGGAACAGCGGACGGTCGGCCGCAGCGGCCTACGGGTGTCCCGGATAGGACTTGCGACCCACACCTGGGGTGCGCATACCGATACCGACGATGCGGCGGTGCAGTTGGTGGCGTTCGCCGAGGCCGGCGGCACACTGGTCGATACCTCCCCCGCCTACGCCGGCGGCGCGGCACAACGGATTCTGGCCGAACTGCTCGGCGATCTGGTCTCCCGCGACGATCTGGTGCTCAGCGGCTGCGCGGGTGTCGCGCCGCAGATCACGCCCGCACCCGCAGGGCCGACCGTGCCCGAGCCGGAGCCGGTGCGTCCGGCCGTGGACACCTCGCGTCGCGCGCTGTTACGCCAGCTCGATCGGACACTGCTCGAACTGGGTACCGACTATCTCGATATCTGGCATGTCGCCGCGTGGGATCCGGCGACCCCGCTCGATGAGGTCGCCGCCACTCTCGAATTCGCGGTGCGCTCCGGGCGCGTCCGCTACGCGGGTGCGCGCGGATTCAATGCCTGGCAGGTCGCCAGCCTCGCCGCGGTCGCGCCCGTCACCGTCGCGCAGGCCCCGTACTCATTGCTGGTCCGTGACACCGAAACCGATTTCATTCCGGCTGCTCGACATCACGGTGTGGGGCTGATCGCCACCGCGCCGCTGGCCGGAGGCATTCTCACCGGCAAATACCGCGACGGGGTGCCCGCCGATTCGCGCGGTGCGGATGAGGCGACCGCCGCCGAGATCCGGCACCGGCTCGATGACCACGCGACCCGGGTGGTCGAGGCGCTGGTGACTGCCGCCGACGGGCTGGCCACCTCACCGTTGGCCGTTGCCCTCGCCTGGATCCGCGACCGTCCCGGCATCGCGAGCATGATCGTCGGCGCGCGCGATATCGGGCAGCTCACCGGGGTGCTGGCCGCCGAGACACTGGAACTGCCGCGTGCCATCGCGGCCGCGCTCGACGATGTCAGCGCACGCGCGGCAGGGTGA
- a CDS encoding heme/hemin ABC transporter substrate-binding protein, translating to MRFLDRVRSGGVRSLLAVLALTLLVGSACGTDSDATLSGGRGPVTAKLENLDPVPIGPEPTPTLPASVRSFDGAEVTVTDASRIIAADRFGTLAQTVWALGMGAKLVGRSTAAGFPAVANLPIVTGGSGSLNVESVLALRPSVFLTDSTSAAPQVREQLRAAGVTVVYFDPQRTMDGVVPQIEAVAAALGVPDRGQALAQRTRDEIAAASAAVPKQDKPLTIAFLYLRSTAITMLAGPGSGADALIAALGARDAGTEAGLTEPFVAITSEAMIAAAPDVLLVMSDGLKSVGGVDGLEKVPGIAQTPAGRNKRVVDMADSVVLSFGPNTGRVIAALSAAVYGTEPA from the coding sequence ATGAGGTTTCTCGACCGTGTCCGATCCGGCGGGGTGCGTTCCCTCCTGGCCGTACTGGCATTGACCCTGCTGGTCGGTTCGGCCTGCGGAACCGACAGTGATGCCACCCTCAGCGGCGGCCGCGGGCCGGTCACCGCGAAACTGGAGAACCTCGATCCGGTGCCGATCGGGCCCGAACCCACACCCACGCTGCCCGCGTCCGTCCGATCCTTCGACGGGGCCGAAGTCACGGTCACCGATGCCAGCCGCATCATCGCCGCCGACCGCTTCGGCACCCTCGCGCAGACGGTCTGGGCGTTGGGCATGGGCGCCAAACTGGTCGGGCGCAGTACCGCGGCCGGGTTTCCCGCGGTCGCGAATCTGCCCATCGTGACCGGTGGCAGCGGTTCGCTGAACGTGGAATCCGTTCTGGCACTGCGTCCTTCGGTCTTTCTCACCGACAGCACCAGCGCCGCCCCGCAGGTGCGCGAGCAACTGCGCGCAGCCGGGGTGACGGTCGTCTACTTCGATCCGCAGCGCACCATGGACGGCGTGGTGCCGCAGATCGAGGCGGTCGCCGCCGCACTCGGCGTACCCGATCGCGGCCAGGCCCTGGCTCAGCGCACCCGTGACGAAATCGCCGCCGCCAGTGCCGCGGTGCCCAAGCAGGACAAACCCCTCACCATCGCCTTCCTCTACCTGCGCAGCACCGCCATCACCATGCTGGCCGGACCCGGCTCCGGCGCCGACGCCCTCATCGCCGCACTCGGCGCGCGCGACGCGGGCACCGAGGCCGGGTTGACCGAGCCGTTCGTCGCGATCACCAGTGAGGCCATGATCGCGGCCGCGCCGGATGTGCTGCTGGTGATGTCGGACGGGCTGAAGTCGGTCGGCGGCGTCGACGGCCTGGAAAAGGTGCCCGGCATCGCGCAGACACCCGCCGGGCGCAACAAGCGCGTGGTCGATATGGCCGACTCGGTGGTGTTGAGTTTCGGCCCGAACACCGGCCGGGTGATCGCCGCCCTCAGTGCGGCCGTGTACGGCACCGAGCCCGCATGA
- a CDS encoding TetR/AcrR family transcriptional regulator gives MTRAATGIYRGTSAEQRREERRRRLMDAGLEIIGTQGWATTTVRGICEQAKVGPRFFYESFRDLDALAAAVHDEIIDTAIHSSLEALAAAPEGIPAKMRAAVTAIVTSVIDDPRRARIAFAEAHGSETLMRRRAAAMRTIADVVADQERALLDPPPGSDTLVRAVSLMITGGAAELVLAWLDGSIDLTRDELIDLCVEFVLTFADNLATMAARLPPRPAP, from the coding sequence GTGACACGGGCAGCGACCGGGATCTACCGCGGCACCTCCGCCGAGCAGCGGCGCGAGGAACGCCGCCGTCGCCTGATGGATGCGGGCCTGGAGATCATCGGCACCCAGGGCTGGGCGACGACCACCGTGCGTGGAATCTGTGAACAGGCCAAAGTCGGCCCACGCTTCTTCTACGAGAGCTTCCGGGACCTCGACGCCCTTGCCGCCGCCGTGCACGACGAGATCATCGATACCGCAATCCACAGCTCGCTCGAGGCCCTCGCCGCGGCACCCGAAGGCATTCCGGCCAAAATGCGTGCGGCCGTTACCGCCATCGTGACCTCGGTTATCGACGACCCGCGCCGGGCCCGCATCGCCTTCGCCGAGGCCCACGGCAGCGAAACCCTGATGCGCCGCCGCGCCGCCGCCATGCGCACCATCGCCGACGTCGTCGCCGATCAAGAACGCGCCCTGCTCGACCCACCACCGGGCAGCGACACCCTCGTGCGCGCGGTCTCGCTGATGATCACCGGCGGCGCCGCCGAACTGGTCCTCGCCTGGCTCGACGGCAGCATCGACCTCACCCGCGACGAACTCATCGACCTCTGCGTCGAATTCGTCCTCACCTTCGCCGACAACCTGGCCACCATGGCCGCCCGCCTCCCACCCAGACCAGCCCCCTGA
- a CDS encoding SCO1664 family protein produces the protein MAEPRWHTAELTVIGRVTTASNVTLVCDTDGVRVVYKPVRGERPLWDFPDGTLAGREVASYRVSDALGWAVIPETILRDGPYGPGMVQRWVESVDNHTDQGDRLDLVDLVPLGAVPDGFCEVLRAQDPAGNEVSLIHADDPRLQRMAVLDVLLNNADRKGGHALEGVDGQVYGVDHGICLHSEHKLRTVLWGWVGKPICDALMADIAAFAKALPGALADALAPHITDAEIDALADRAQELLDNPVMPMPRTSRPIPWPAF, from the coding sequence GTGGCCGAGCCTCGGTGGCACACCGCGGAATTGACGGTGATAGGTCGGGTGACGACCGCGAGCAACGTCACCCTCGTCTGCGATACGGACGGCGTTCGCGTGGTCTACAAGCCGGTGCGCGGGGAGCGGCCGCTGTGGGATTTCCCGGACGGCACCCTGGCCGGGCGTGAGGTGGCCTCCTACCGGGTCTCGGATGCGCTCGGGTGGGCTGTCATTCCGGAGACGATCCTGCGCGATGGCCCCTACGGGCCGGGGATGGTGCAGCGGTGGGTGGAGTCGGTGGACAACCACACCGATCAGGGCGACCGGCTCGATCTGGTGGATCTGGTGCCGTTGGGTGCGGTGCCGGACGGGTTCTGTGAGGTGCTGCGCGCCCAGGATCCGGCGGGTAACGAGGTGTCGCTGATCCACGCCGACGATCCGCGACTGCAGCGGATGGCGGTGCTCGATGTGCTGCTCAACAATGCCGACCGCAAGGGCGGGCACGCGTTGGAAGGTGTCGACGGGCAGGTCTACGGCGTCGACCACGGCATCTGCCTGCACAGTGAGCACAAGTTGCGCACGGTGCTGTGGGGATGGGTGGGTAAACCCATCTGTGACGCGCTGATGGCCGATATCGCCGCCTTCGCGAAGGCGCTACCCGGTGCGCTCGCCGATGCGCTCGCACCGCATATCACCGATGCCGAGATCGATGCGCTCGCCGACCGCGCGCAGGAGTTGCTGGACAATCCGGTGATGCCGATGCCGAGGACCTCGCGGCCGATCCCGTGGCCCGCGTTCTGA
- a CDS encoding ferredoxin produces MRITADRTRCQGHGMCEALLAHIFQVDNSGKVRVLTDPIPTPDHPDAQLAIDTCPVEALRAE; encoded by the coding sequence ATGAGAATTACCGCTGACCGAACCCGCTGCCAGGGCCACGGCATGTGCGAAGCCTTACTCGCGCACATCTTCCAGGTCGACAACTCCGGCAAAGTCCGCGTCCTCACCGACCCCATCCCCACCCCCGACCACCCCGATGCCCAACTCGCCATCGACACCTGCCCCGTCGAGGCGCTCCGCGCCGAGTGA
- a CDS encoding cytochrome P450, with product MGRRAKYAASVLAERYPSRTRALAEPPADSELRPILGDYGLPVIGHALPAMTDNLDFARRRVEKYGPVQWSGLLGRQVVMVVSPEAIEEVLADRDKVYSAKRGYDFFIGPFFRGGILLRDFDEHRYHRRILQQAFTRPRLVGYLDITTPAIARGMDDWLPATDFQLFPATKHLLLRMASEVFMGARLGPEAARLERAFIDAVRGGQALVRTNLPGGVWAKGLRGRKVLEDYCRREMPARRAGTGDDLFSVLCHTASDEGHTFTDQDIVDHLIFVLMAAHDTSTIALAMMGYQLGLHPEWQDRLRAESQALGKDSLDYDDLDRLPALDLVFKEILRMYSPVGQQIRETVRDTAIQGHFLPAGTIVVIGSHSAMRIDRWWHDPDVFDPERFTAERQEDKSHRYVWAPFGGGAHKCIGLYFGGMTVKAIMHRMLLRYRWSVPAGYVPPMGWATGPIPLDGLPIQLQAARVETRRPA from the coding sequence ATGGGCCGACGGGCAAAGTACGCCGCATCCGTGCTGGCCGAGCGTTATCCGTCGCGGACCCGAGCCCTCGCCGAACCACCCGCCGATAGCGAATTGCGGCCGATACTAGGCGATTACGGCTTACCGGTGATCGGGCACGCCCTCCCAGCCATGACGGACAACCTCGATTTCGCGCGGCGGCGCGTCGAGAAATACGGTCCCGTGCAGTGGTCCGGACTGCTCGGGCGGCAGGTCGTGATGGTGGTGAGCCCGGAGGCGATCGAAGAGGTGCTCGCGGACCGGGACAAGGTGTATTCCGCCAAGCGCGGCTACGACTTCTTCATCGGACCGTTCTTTCGTGGCGGCATCCTGCTGCGCGATTTCGACGAGCACCGATACCACCGGCGCATTCTGCAGCAGGCCTTCACCCGGCCGCGACTGGTCGGCTATCTCGACATCACCACACCGGCGATCGCCCGCGGTATGGATGACTGGTTGCCCGCCACTGACTTTCAGCTTTTCCCGGCGACGAAACATCTGCTGCTGCGCATGGCGTCGGAGGTGTTCATGGGCGCACGCCTCGGTCCCGAGGCGGCGCGCCTCGAGCGTGCGTTCATCGATGCGGTGCGCGGCGGGCAGGCGCTGGTGCGCACCAATCTGCCCGGCGGTGTGTGGGCGAAGGGCTTGCGCGGGCGCAAGGTGCTCGAGGACTACTGCCGCCGGGAAATGCCCGCCCGACGCGCGGGCACCGGTGACGACCTCTTCAGCGTGCTGTGCCACACCGCCAGCGATGAGGGCCATACGTTCACCGATCAGGACATCGTCGACCATCTGATCTTCGTGCTGATGGCCGCGCACGACACCAGCACCATCGCGCTGGCGATGATGGGCTATCAACTCGGTCTGCATCCGGAGTGGCAGGACCGGCTGCGCGCCGAATCGCAAGCGCTGGGTAAGGATTCGCTCGATTACGATGACCTCGACCGGCTGCCCGCCCTGGATCTGGTGTTCAAGGAGATCCTGCGGATGTACTCCCCGGTCGGTCAGCAGATCCGGGAGACGGTGCGCGACACCGCGATCCAGGGCCACTTCCTACCCGCGGGCACCATTGTCGTCATCGGCTCGCATTCGGCGATGCGTATCGATCGCTGGTGGCACGACCCTGATGTCTTCGATCCGGAGCGTTTCACCGCCGAACGCCAAGAGGACAAGTCCCACCGCTACGTCTGGGCGCCCTTCGGCGGCGGCGCGCACAAGTGCATCGGCCTGTACTTCGGCGGTATGACCGTCAAGGCGATCATGCATCGCATGCTGTTGCGCTACCGGTGGTCGGTGCCCGCCGGATATGTGCCGCCGATGGGCTGGGCGACCGGCCCCATCCCACTCGACGGCCTCCCGATCCAGCTGCAAGCCGCACGCGTCGAAACCCGGCGGCCCGCATGA
- a CDS encoding histidine phosphatase family protein, whose translation MTVILLRHGVSTSNTARTLAGRSAGVDLTEHGDTQARAVAERLASLPIEHIVHSPLLRCQRTVAPLAEKLGLEPEYDDRLIEVDYGDWTGKAIADLLTEPLWKVVQRHASGAVFPSGEGLAQVQIRAVAAVREHDRRFAEKAGHDVLWVACTHGDVIKSVLADALGLHLDGFQRIVVEPASLSIVRYTPTAPYVVRLNDTGADLSGLAIKPQQPASASGSPAETEAGPVPGGELGGTPSADNGNAELRDSL comes from the coding sequence ATGACGGTGATCCTGCTGCGGCACGGTGTTTCGACCTCGAACACCGCCCGCACCCTGGCCGGGCGCAGTGCGGGCGTCGATCTGACCGAGCACGGCGATACCCAGGCCCGCGCCGTCGCCGAACGGCTGGCCTCGCTGCCGATCGAGCACATCGTGCATTCGCCGCTGCTGCGCTGTCAGCGAACGGTCGCACCGCTTGCGGAAAAGCTCGGTCTGGAACCGGAGTACGACGATCGGTTGATCGAGGTCGACTACGGCGACTGGACCGGCAAGGCGATCGCGGATCTGCTGACCGAACCGCTGTGGAAGGTGGTGCAGCGGCACGCCTCGGGGGCGGTCTTCCCCAGTGGCGAAGGTCTGGCGCAGGTGCAGATCCGTGCGGTGGCCGCGGTGCGCGAGCATGATCGACGGTTCGCCGAGAAGGCCGGTCACGACGTGCTGTGGGTGGCGTGCACGCACGGTGACGTGATCAAATCCGTGCTCGCGGACGCGCTCGGCCTGCATCTCGACGGTTTCCAGCGCATCGTGGTCGAACCCGCCTCGCTCAGTATCGTGCGCTACACCCCGACCGCGCCGTATGTGGTTCGGCTCAACGACACGGGGGCGGATCTGTCCGGTTTGGCAATCAAACCGCAACAGCCCGCCTCGGCTTCCGGGTCGCCCGCAGAGACCGAAGCCGGTCCGGTTCCCGGTGGCGAGTTGGGTGGTACCCCGAGTGCGGATAATGGGAATGCGGAGCTTCGAGATTCCTTGTAA